The DNA region TTCGGTATTCTTGTCTTGTGCAATATATACCTGTGCGTTTAAGTAAAGTTTCGAAAGAAGCATCCAAGCAGCTACACGGTCAGCACGTCCATACTCATTAGCCTTAGGTGCTGCAAGATCCGTCTCAATTGCTTTTAATTCACTTTCAATATAGTTGAACAAATTAGCACGGGTAATCCTTTCTGGTGAAAATGCTCCAGGTTTGTTAGCTTCTGTAACAAAAGGAACATTACCAAACATATCTATTGCATGCCAGTAAGAAAGTGCTCTTAAGAAACGAGCCTCAGCTTTGAATAATTTAAGATTGGTTTGATATGAACCCGTAACACTAGGAATTCTCTCAGATGAGGTTCTAATAAATTCATTGCAAAGAGCTATTGTATAGTAGATACGTGAGTATAAAGCCGAGATGAACACATCGTTTGGAGCCCATGTTTGCCAGTGGAAGTTCTTAATTGTAGCATCATCCCATGCAATAATAGCCTCGTCTGTAGATAATTCTTGCAAACCCCAGTACTGACGTAAATAGTTACCGAAGTTCTCGTCAATACCTTGAATGTCAGGATTACCACCGCCACCACCAGTTTGTCCGCTGATAGCATAGGTTGCATATAGTTTAGCCAGTGCTTGTTTAAAAGCTGCTTCATTCTTGAAAAGATTGGAAGATGTTGTAATATTTGGATCATTTGGGGTAACATCCAAATCTTTAAGACATGAAGACATTATCACCATTGTGATGATAAGTGCTATATATATTTTTAACTGTCTCATAATAAAACTATTTTCTTAAAGTTATTAGAAATCAATTTGTATGCCAAGGATGAATGTTCTAGGACGAGGATAGATATTGTTATCAATACCACCATCAACTTCAGGATCAAGACCAGAATACTTGGTTATTACAAATGCATTCTGAACTGTAAAGTTCAATCTTCCTTTTAGTTTTTCAGTAAGAAGTTTGTTAAACTGATAACCTAGGCTAATATTATCCATTCTAAAGAAAGAAGCATCTTCCAAGTATGTATCTGACCAGTATTGAGCTGTAAAGAATTTTGTTTCTGAAACAGCAGATAGGATATTACTGGTATAACCTGATTGATTATACATTTGCTGATATAGAGCTCTATTGGAGTTATTGTTATTGTAAACATAGTTTCCAATACTCAAACGACCAGAAAATGATAAATCAAAATTCTTATAGTTCAATCTTGAAGAAAGGCCAATTATGTAATCAGCTGCTGGTTTTCCTAGGTAATACTTATTTGCATTATTTCCAGCTACATTTCCACCGGTTCCAGTTTTATCAACATATAGACCTTCAATAGGATTACCATTGGAATCATATACTTGTTTAAATAAAAGGAATGAGTTAGCGGGATGTCCCACACTGTTAATTTGAACTTTATTACCAACTCCACCAGAAATGTCACCTACATCATACCCAACATAGTTAGGATCGTTCACACGGGTTAGTTTTGTAATTTTATTTAAATTGCGTGAGAAAGTTCCATTAACCTCCCAACTTAACTCCTTGGTTGAGATTATTCTTATGCCTAAAGTGGCTTCATAACCAGTATTCTCAAGTGAACCAACATTAGTTATTAGAAAGTTTGAGAAGTTTGTTCCAGCAGCAATAGGAATCTCATTAATCAGATTATCTGTGACTCGTTTATAGTAATCAAACGAACCAACAACCCTATCGTTGAATAGCCCGAAATCAAAACCAATATTTGAGGTTGTAGTCTCTTCCCATTTAATGTTTGCATCATAACGATTTGGTCTTTGAGTTGGATAAAATTCATTGCCAAATTGGTAATATGCACCTTGTTGACTAATGGCGTATGTAGGAAGATAAGGCCAATAGTTATCAGAAATATCTTGCTGTCCAGTTACACCGTAACCTAACCGAAGTTTTAAATCGGACAAATAGCTAACTCCAGATAGAAATGATTCATTCTTAATTTTCCATGCAAATGCAGCTGATGGGAATAGGCCCCAACGATTATCCTTGCTAAATCTTGATGAACCATCATCACGAACTGTTAAGGTTAATAAGTAACGGTCTAATAAAGTATAGTTTAAACGACCAAAAAATGAAACTAAGAAATTTTCATTCTTGGTAACTACATCATTAGCACCAATATATACTCCATTGGTTTCTTTCCAAGGACGGTTAAAATCGTTTTTTTCTCTATAAAAATGTTGCCATGAATAACCTGCAGTAGCATCTATTTTACTTGAAATAGAACTCAAGTCCTTTTGATAGTTAAAGAAGAAATCCAGCAAACTAGTTTTAAGATTCTGAGAATAAGTTTTATAATTTTTTTCAGGTTCACGATAACTCCATGATGCTAATGTATCGGTATTGTCATGACCCTTACTGTCAGTATAATCATAACCCAAGTTTAAATTAGCACGCAATTCGGGTAAAAAATGAAACTTATATCCAAGTTGAGCATTTGCAATAGCCCTTTTTACGTTGGATGTATTATCACGATACTTCAATCTTGTTACGGGGTTATGAGTAGCAATATTATTTGGTAAAGCGTTAATATCAGTTAATGGCGAATTAGTCCATGCTGTATACCCACCAAACCGTGTATTTCCATTCCTAATTGGTTGAGTTGGATCAAATTCAACAGCTGAACCAATAGCATCAGTATTGGAAAAGTCATTGTCTATATTCATCCCCTTCACGTTTACATTAACAGATAGGTGATCATCTAAAAATGAAGGACTTACACCTATGTCTAATGTTGAACGCTTAATATTTGAATTATCTAATAAGCCGTTTTGAGATGTATATCCATAGGAAGCACGATAAGGTACTTTTTTC from Bacteroidales bacterium includes:
- a CDS encoding SusC/RagA family TonB-linked outer membrane protein; the encoded protein is MKKEFFIRRFFVLLAFIMYGGFTFGQGVTVTGTITDVTSKDPLPGVTVLIKGTSTGTATSMDGKYLIQAKANDVLVFSFVGYEAQEIPVNGRSVIDIALKVSSESLDEVVVIGYGTVKKTDLTGSVTTVSSKDFNKGSITSPQELIVGKSAGVVVTSTGGAPGSNSTVRIRGGSSLKANNDPLYVIDGFPIDNTTISGLANPLMTINPSDIESVTVLKDASAAAIYGSRASNGVIIITTKKGSLGVPFKVSYNSNVSVGVPVKLIDVMDAKEFRAALQAQIDAGKITGAAINYLGTANTDWQKEIYRNAISTDQNVSVMGAVKKVPYRASYGYTSQNGLLDNSNIKRSTLDIGVSPSFLDDHLSVNVNVKGMNIDNDFSNTDAIGSAVEFDPTQPIRNGNTRFGGYTAWTNSPLTDINALPNNIATHNPVTRLKYRDNTSNVKRAIANAQLGYKFHFLPELRANLNLGYDYTDSKGHDNTDTLASWSYREPEKNYKTYSQNLKTSLLDFFFNYQKDLSSISSKIDATAGYSWQHFYREKNDFNRPWKETNGVYIGANDVVTKNENFLVSFFGRLNYTLLDRYLLTLTVRDDGSSRFSKDNRWGLFPSAAFAWKIKNESFLSGVSYLSDLKLRLGYGVTGQQDISDNYWPYLPTYAISQQGAYYQFGNEFYPTQRPNRYDANIKWEETTTSNIGFDFGLFNDRVVGSFDYYKRVTDNLINEIPIAAGTNFSNFLITNVGSLENTGYEATLGIRIISTKELSWEVNGTFSRNLNKITKLTRVNDPNYVGYDVGDISGGVGNKVQINSVGHPANSFLLFKQVYDSNGNPIEGLYVDKTGTGGNVAGNNANKYYLGKPAADYIIGLSSRLNYKNFDLSFSGRLSIGNYVYNNNNSNRALYQQMYNQSGYTSNILSAVSETKFFTAQYWSDTYLEDASFFRMDNISLGYQFNKLLTEKLKGRLNFTVQNAFVITKYSGLDPEVDGGIDNNIYPRPRTFILGIQIDF